CTGACGCCATATTGGTTGGTATCTCTTATTAGTTTCTCTTTTCACTGTACTTTCATTTGCTTTGTTATGTATGTGTGCATTGAGATCAAAATGTCGTTTGCTGCTAACCAAAAAAGGAAGATATATGAGTACAAAGGGTGAATACTTACATCATTATATTTGAGTTACACTTTCAAGCAGCTAAATCTGTAGTCCCTTTTTGGATGGACCCAATGGAATGTTCTCCCTGATCGAAGCCGTTGTTTGACGCCTAACCTTTACGTTATCATTTTCTCTGTTTGCAAAGATGCAATTTTAGCGATAACATTGTTTGTTTTTTAACACATTGTCTTGTATCTGTATTCTTGTGTAGAGCTTGTCAGGTCATTCAAGCGGAATTGATTCAGTTAGCTTTGATTCTTCAGAAGTTCTGGTAGCTGCAGGAGCAGCAAGTGGTACCATCAAGCTTTGGGATTTAGAGGAGGGCAAGAGTAGGCTTTTTAGAACTTTGTTCTTTGtgaaaattcattttttgttgtttattgtgaaaTTTATAAATTCTCTCTCTTTATCGATCTATATTTCTCAGTTGTTCGGACTCTCACTGGACATAGATCCAATTGTATATCATTGGACTTCCATCCCTTTGGTGAGTTCTTTGCATCTGGGTCTCTGGACACAAATCTAAAGATATGGGATATTAGACGCAAAGGGTGCATTCACACATACAAAGGTCATACTCGAGGTGTCAATACCATCAGGTTCACGCCAGATGGTCGTTGGGTTGTATCAGGTGGAGAAGACAGTAGTGTAAAGGTCGAACTTCtcccttttattttctttccttgttcAGTAATATAGTTTGGAACTAACACATTGGAGTGCCTTCTTATAGTTGGGTGAGCCATATCAGACTGTACTTGCTAATATTTCAGATGATGTCTAAACCACATAGctcaaaatggaaaaaaaaggaCAGATGATTATTGACGTACATCAACTTAATGAAACAGTCGCTTATGATGATGACTTTAGACTTCCTGCATCTTACAGAAGCTACTTTGTTATAGATTGGTCCATCGCTAGGCTAAACATGGTCATGAGATGGAAGGACGGATTTTTTAATTGTGCTACTTAGCACATTATTGAAATCAATCGCGTCGTACATAAAGTGACAGCGATGCAAAGCTACTATTTTAAGTAGTCCCTTGTGGTGGGGCTCTTCCCCGGACTCTGCGCATAGCAGgagttttagtgcaccgggctgccctttttcttttctccatgTGCCTCTTTCTAGGATATTATTGTTTGCTTGATATCAATTAGCTGTATCAGCCTGTAAGCTCTTTAAGCCTAATTATCCTGATAATAGATTCAGTGTTGTGGCAGATATGGGATTTGACTGCAGGAAAGCTTTTACACGATTTCAAATGTCATGAAGGAAAAATTCAGTGCATAGACTTTCATCCTCATGAGTTCTTACTGGCTACAGGTTAGATAAAGCTTTGACATAGTGCTACATTGTTCTTCTTAAGTGAAAGTCATATTTCTTGTTGTCTTGTACTTTCTCCTGTAActtttgttgtattttttaaatGAGTTCGCTGATATATTTTATGATCTATGTAGAGTTTGAATCTAGTGGCAACCTAAAACTTTCTCATGATGATATTCTTAGTATATATAAGGATAACCAAACATTTGGATTAAGAAATGACAAATTGAGAAGAGTATACCCATTTATTTGGACTTATGACCAGATTGATAAGTTTTGCTATTGATTCTTCACTCTCCAAATAAATTTATCTGCCGTCATTATTTTCAATCTTATTTTCGTATTTTTTGTTCTTATCTCTAGTATAAGTGTTTTCCTCTCCAATCAGATCTGTGACTTCCATCTTGGGGATCTATAGTACTGCTTTGTCTACTTATATAAGAATCTGTTTTTTCATTTAAGTGCTTACATAAATAGTATATGGAAATGCTCTGTCTCATTGTGGTGCATGTTTTTAGGGGAGTTGGTATTCGTATAAACATCGCATGTTCCATGAAACAATACTCTCTTTGTTTCATCATAGTTGAGCTTTCCTTCTCTaaccaaaataaaggaaatccAAACATTGTGCCCTATCCCCTAGTATGGAAACTAGTGATTAGTTTTAAAAGTGATATCTATATTTTTGTGTCAATTATTGGGAATTAAGTTTTagctttcttttttcttgattcAAATTTGAAGTTGGGAAAGAGGGAAGGGGAACCAAAATAGGAGGGCATTGTATTTAGGTTTTGAGGAACTATAAGGTGCTAACTAAGTGAAGCCTGCATTTTCAGTTGCTGGTGATGGGTGCCAGTGGGTGTGAGGATCGAAAAAAGGGCTCAAATTAATCATAAAACAAAGGTCACCAAGAGTTGGGCTGCATTGTGTCGTATCACAAAAGCTGTCAGATGCCTTACTATTTGTTCTTGGTTTTTGCCTTACCAGGTTCTGCTGACAAGACAGTTAAATTCTGGGACCTTGAATCTTTTGAACTCATAGGTTCTGCTGGACCTGAGGTTTGTTGTAGTCATCTTCGTTGGGTTCTTCTATTTGATCTCCCTTTTCTCATTGCAGTACAACTGCAGAGTGTTTCTCATGTATCTTGGCAACTGTATGAAATGTCAGTATAGTAAAAAGAACTGTTTTTATCTGAAATCTAGACAACAGGAGTGCGTAGCATGGCCTTTAATACTGATGGAAGAACCCTTCTTTGTGGTTTACATGAGAATTTGAAGGTAGACATGCATTTTCTGTTCTGAGAAATAGTTTTGTTAAATATATCGTGGCACTTAGTCCATCTCCTAAAGAAAGTAGTTCTTCTTTGTAGGTTTTCTCGTGGGAACCAATTAGGTATCATGATACAGTAGATGTTGGATGGTCTACATTGTCTGATCTTAGTATTCATGAAGGAAAACTTCTTGGATGTTCTTATAATCAAAGTTGTGTTGGAGTGTGGGTTGTCGATATTTCGGTAATAGTCACCTTTTTCCGTTGAAGTTGTCTCTTTGATGTTTTTCTTCGTCCGAGATTTTTAAGTAATGCCACACTTTGTCATGCTTGTCTCTTGCAGTGTCTTGAACCATACACAATGGATAGTACTACACAATTAAATGGTCACTCAGCGGTGAAATCCAATTTAAGAGTGAATCTATCCACTTCTGCTGCGGATGCTACAGATTCTAGTTGTGGGAGACAATTAATTTCACAAAACTCTGATCTTGTGAAAGAGTCCAAGTCTTTCAGAAGACATTCTTTGTCACAACACATGGTTCTTCAGAGGGATTCTTCTACTCTTACTAGTATGCTTTTCTTCCGTTTTTATATGTTTCCTTTGCCTTAACATTATTAGCTTGGCACCTTATCTTAAGTTCTTACTCTGCTTCTTTAATTCCCCAtttactacttttttttttttagctcCTAGCCTTTGATTATCTTCTTTTATTTAAGTTTGGTTGCCAGAATATTTTCTTACGTTCTCACTTATCTTCTGAAGCTATCACAGATACTCCTGGCACCACACAAAAAGTAAATCTCAGTACTGGTCCAAAGGCACCTCCAATCAGCTCAAGAGCAGTTCCTAATACAACCGGTGTAAAGAGGAATTCAGCAAAAACCCCGTCCACAGAAAATGCCTCTATTGTCACTAAGTCAGAGATAATACCTGTTCTTGTCCCAAGAAATAATGAAAGAATGGAGCTGGCATCCGAATGCAGGAAAGGAGGAGTTGCAGGAAGGGAAATGCCACAAAGATTGCAGCCAAAAGTATCTGATTGGAAGTCTCCTACTCCCAACGAAGACCTTGGGAGGCCAACTGCTGCAGCGCAGTCTGATGTTGAAGTACCTAAGGCTATTGAAAGTAGTAGTCCTGCAGACAGGAACAATTTTCCTTCTGTCAAATGCTCAATATTTGAAACTGCTTCAACTGATAGAAATGTGAATGATGACAAGAATTTAGTTTCCACAAAACTTGATATAAATACAGCACCTGAGTCACTTTCCAGACACCAAATTGAAAATTGTACGTATTCACTTGTGTCCttcctatttttttatattgtcTTTACCTTTTCTGTTTCTATGTTTTTGTGCGCTGTGGGTTCTTTATAGACGTTGTGAGGTATATTTTTTGATCAAGAAACGTTTTAAGGTATATTATGCTGTGCAGTATCAATTATGTATGTGCCCTCTAATTAGATCTAGAATTTTAGCACCATTTTTGTGTTAAGTTGCATAGAAATACTTCTAAGTGGTGCTATATTTCATTTATAAAAAAGAAAGCCCGATGTTTCTCCTCCTCCGAAGGAATAGTATAAGAGTGAATATATCTACtgatatgtgtgtgtgtgtcttGCTTTTTCATGTAATAATTTTATTGCCTTGATTTATTCATACTTGTATACATATGTTTTGCGAAAGTGTCTTCTACTCAGTACAATTTCTTAAAAGACCTGTTCTGTGTTTACCAATAACTGTATTTGTATTTTGCCTTTTCTTTAGAATAATATGAACTAACTACATTGTTTAAACTTACCCTTTGTACCAGATGAAGCCCGTGGAAATATTCTTAATAGGAAACCTTATTCCATGCTAGGTCAACAAAGAGGTAGAACTCTTTTTactgctattggtgcacttctTAATTATGGTTGTCTCATgcattgaattttgaaaatcagGTAGGACACGATCTACTATTGCAAACTGGGAAAAGAGAGATAAAGTTCCTAGTTACGAGGGTCTTGCTCCCTGCATTGTTGAGGCGGTACCTGATCCGGATGTGGTTCCCACCAAGGTGGTATGTGTCAAATCTgagttttttctttatttattattccaAATGTTATTTCATATTGAGATTTTCCCATATAACAATATTAACCATTTGTTGCTAATTTTAATGAAATGTGGAAGCATTTCAGTATTTTCAGTGTGTGACTTGCTACCACATACTTTTAGCAAATTGTGggattttttcaaattaaactAGCTCTTTGCAATCATGGAAAAGGATAGTGCAGGAACAGGGGAGAATGGGGTTTCTGTTGACAGTTAGGGGTGCACATAAGCCTAGCTGAGTCAAAACTCTGCCGGGCTTGGCAAAGATTATTCTCGACTCAACATAAAAGTTGAAGGTTCCCAGTGATAAAGTCACAAAATAAACGAGGCTGCAAAATAACCAACCTAACTTTCAATCATGAGAAACCCGATTTCTAATTTATCTAACCCAAACAGAAAAAAGTTGAAAGTGATGGCATGTTCATTCAAACAGGAATCATAAGGCCGTGTGGGGCAGCTAGAATGTTACCATTGAGAGAAAAAGGAAACTAAATTCATCGTTGGAACTTCCTTTGCTTGTTTGATCTCTATCATCATTTTGGTTGGTAGATCGATTGCTGACAAATTTTCTAATTATTAGAGTAGAATATTGTACATGAACTTCAGTGTAATTCATTATTGTAGTAGTTATAGCGACTTCATAGATAGACATTCACTGCTATGGTAGTCAATGCATTAGGACACGTGATAGCTAGAACATTGAACTGTTAATACCTAAAATAGTTTTCACATAATCTCATGAATTTAGTTGTTTCTTCCATGAATGTCTCGTATAATTTCTGTCTTCCCTGACACAGAATTTAACTCATCTTAATTCAAAAATCGTACATGAAAAGAGAGAAGACCCCTTATCAGCTGTAAGTGAGGCGGTTTCTGCTGACGATGAGGATATCATTGCTCACTTGATGGACCAGCACAACGAATTTGTTGGCTCGATGCAATCTCGTTTGGCAAAATTACAGGTAGCAATTTTGGAAAATTTTCTAATGGTTATTTGATGCTCTAACCTGGCAACATAAAGCTTTTGCAGTCCCTTGTAAATAATTTGTGTTTAAGACTTTTAAGTCCCTTATAACTGATTTGCATTATCATGAGATGATAACCTACGCGGAATGTTTAGCCTACTCATTTGTAAATTTTCTTGCTAATCGGTAAGATATGCAGATGGAGCGGGGGAAAATTCATTCAGTTGATCTCTACCATGTCATATTGCTCTTCAAGAGTTCGCTTAATCATATAGAGTTTTTGACCATTTGTAGGTTGTCTACCAGTACTGGAAAAGACATGATATTAAAGGGGCAGTAAGTGTAATGGAGAAGATGGCTGATCATGCTGTAAGTCTCGTTTTTGTGCCCTATTTTTAATCTTGATACGTACCTTTTTAACACCATATGGTTTCCATTTGCTTACACAGGTGCTTTCTGAGTTAGTGAGCTTCTTGGCAGAGAAAAATGACATTATCACATTAGAAATTTGCACATGCCTTCTACCACTTCTCACGGGGCTGCTTGAGAGCAAGTTGGATAGGTAGAACAAATTGAGCTTTGTTTTCCCTTTCTTCTCTAACATTGTTCAAAAGTTTCCATGACTGACATGTTCTCTTCTTGGTGGACTTCCTTTAGACATCAAGATATTTCATTGAATATGCTGCTTAAGCTTGTTAAAGTATTTGGTTCACCTATTTATACTTCATTGTCTACTCCAACATCAGTTGGTGTTGATCTTGAGTCAGAGAAAAGGTATTATTACATATTTCTTTTACTTCTTACtaattattatgtttttttagtTAAAGTTTGAACGGTTTTATTGCTTATTGACAACAAAAGGATGGAGCGCTACAATCTCTGCTTTATTGAGCTTGAAAAAGTCAAGAGTTGTCTGCCTGCTCTTTCGAGGTATGTGAAAACATCTTAAGCAACCATCTTTTGGTCCGTGGATAGTTTAAATTGCTAACATTTCTCCATTTCTACATCTTTTTTTCATTTAGAAGAGGAGGATCAATTGCCAAATATGCTCAGGAGCTGAATCTAGCACTACAAGAAGTTTCATGAGTTTAGTATAATTGCATGGAATATCGAAAGTAACGATTATGTTGCTGAACTTGGGCGACTTTTGTCGATCTGTAGATGCCTGCACTGCATGCTTTTGTACCTTGCAGAGCTAGCATCCTCTATGCAGATGCAACACTGACTACTAATCTTTTTACATATACACTTATCATCGATTGTTAAGGACAACAAGCCGATTCCATCTTGTTTGGGACTGAGGCGTGTTGTTGTATTGAAAGTTAAGGATACAACATGCTCTAAGTTGCTACCGGTCTCAATGTTGCTGCTAATGAACCtgcttgttggagaaggatccATCATACTTATTCTCACCTAACCCCCCAATACATATTATTCTTTGTAATTCTAGGTTTTGTTGTGTGAAATCATGTATCAATTGTGGTAAAATTAGTATTTTATGCCAAACTAGTTTGAGATTGAGGCGTTGATTGATATATCTAATTGTGTCTAAACCTTGTGGTATCTTGACATTCATGTACCTGTGGTGTTATATTCTTCCCCCATTTTATGTTATGCGTCTTAATTTGACTGGATAcaacttttgaattttgtgatctTTTAACTGTTACACCAAAGTGTCCTTTGAATTTATAATCTTTCTTGAAATGTTGTGATTAAAAAGTTGCTAAATATAGAAATGATATTCTTATTTAAAAAGACTATATACCCGTATGGATGACTTTTGTCACAATAATTATCTTTTCTGTTACATGCGCGAACACTTGCAAGTTCATTCAAAGTAAAATTCTCAAAAAGCAAAGTCAACTATTCATCGACAttgtttctgttttttttttttaaattctacgttacttaattttgaatttatcaATTAATTAATGGGAAAAAAAATACACACTTTGAATGGATATTGGGATTTgaaaagaaatagaaatgggATGATTACAGTAGATaatcattcggccattttaatTACCGAAAAAGTCTATTCGTTGTATATTCATGTATATTTGGGTGTATTAagtatatatttcatttatagaatatatcataatgtatatttagtgtataactcatatataagtaatctatattgtacAATCAGTGTatactttttatgacttttggcaagctatattgtatagtcactacatatttcctatgatttttggctattttttatgtaaataaaacatgattatatttgttgtaaactaattagtttattgtatatatttgaaattgtcccttAAAAATACACACCTTGAATGAATATTGggattttgaaaataatttgtaGTCTGTCTCTATATGTaactcaaaagaaagaaagagattcAAATGTTTCAAGTTCGAGCCCGTATTAGGGAGTGCTTTTcctaaatttcaagaaaaaatggGATTTTTACATGGACGGATGGATTTAGTGCATACTTTTTTTAATTGGTATACATAGATTATTCACTCATTATACATGATCATACACATATTATACATCCGCCAactatttttagtttaattagTTTGGTGGACGGCTATTTAAGTGGAACTAAAATTGAGGACCaaaatcaggaagctatagtaTAGGTAGAAAAAACTCATACATAACATCTTATTAATGATGTTTAATTCTTTTGTATACATTTGACACAAATGACAAGTTCATTTTTATACTTAAAAACATAACAATTTGAGAGGAAACCAGTACTATATGAATCTTCAAGCAATAGGCTTCAATACATAcatcttgcatgcatgagagttcACTGTAGCTGTCAAATTCCCTACAAATCTTGTTTCCAATGTCTTGTGCTGCATCAAAATATGCCAAATTATTTCCATAATAAGTAAAATGGTTAACAATCACTGAGTGAATACTGGTAAAGATACTTTCATTTTCGTAACTTTTTAAAATGGTGCATGATCGACTACTTTGTCGATCTGGTTGAGTATAAGGTAGATTACTTTATGGATCGAGCTGAGTATTATATTTAGATTTCTATCACTACTTGTTGTTTCAATATCTTAATATCTTGTGTTTGTTGCTCTTGACTCCTCTTCGCTGTTTACTCGGCCGAGGTAGggataaggtctgcatacactctaccttTTCCAAACCCCACTTGTAGAAACACAccgggtttgttgttgtttaaaGGATCACCATGAAGTACTTATATCCAAGTCGTATGTATGTTTTGGACATGATGAGTCTATATCCAAATATAAAAGTGTAACAAGAGTGTTGCGCTCTTACTACTAGACCAAACTCCAAAGCCTTGGGAGCTTATTCTTCATGAAATCTTCTGAAAGCCAGAATACGAATTGTTAACATAGACATACCTCCCAAAGGTCTCTTGCCATTACAATGCTTTTAGGAGGGATTCCAATATCATCCCAGTTTGCAGTTATTTCGTATCTCTGAGGACCGCGGTTGAGAAGCACTAAAGCTACTCTATAGCCTGATAGAGGTCCTGCCCAGATCTGGTCATAACAGAATGTGAACAGATTATCGTCTGCAATCTGCATTACAACCAGGGGAAAAAAGTTACTTTGTATACATTTTTGTTACCTCAATATCGCCTTCCATTCTAACCTTCTTTCCCTGGACGCCTAATTCATCTGTTCACAAAGGAATGAATGAGTGTTAGTTAATACTCTTGAAGACAACTAGCTCCTATCTTGGTAATCGCGTATAATTATAACAAAACGACTAGTTGCAGTTGACATGTTGTGCAGTTTAGTACCTTGATCTACCGCGATCACCTCCTTGTTGGCAAGAATTTCCATGGTATCATGTGATAAACTTCTCATATCACAACCGATGATAAGGGGAGCCTAGAATTAGCATAGAATGGATCATACATTCTGGCATTCGGCCCAAAGGAGCAGGAATAGTGTTGATATAAAAGTGAAGATGTTGTTGTACCTTTGAAATCGCCCAGATACTAAAGTGAACAATGTATTCATCCTTTGTCATCCCTCCATTTCCAACCTCAAGCATGTCGGGATCTGTTTGGAATGTGTGAAGACAATATAACTAAGTAATTGAAATGTGTATGGTCACACGTTCTAACATCGTATCATCccatgaaaaatgataaaaggCCCACACGTGAAAGAGCATGTTGAGACATAATATAACTCTCTAATAGCTAAGGCTTTAAAATGAGATGATCATATACTTCAACGGTGATGATAtagaattttaagaaaaaactaaaacacatctaaataCTAACCATTCCAGCTACCAGGCCTTGCATAATCTGCATAAACTTCATTCTGGTCTGCTCTAGAAATCATGCTGTCAAACAAGGAAAGATGAATACAAGATCAAGTCATGAAATCTATCAATTAAAAGACttatttactttcttaaactttgtgtcaagtcaaaaccaaacaaacaaattgaaacggagggagtattaccTTTCCCATGTATCAGTGATATCGTTCGTAGTTCTCCAGCTGTTACCTAATTTGCCACCCCACAATGCCGGATGCAAATCGCCCCTATTTGAGATAAATAGGTGCATAGGATCATTAACAATAATGTGAAAATGAGAGCAGGAAACCACAAAAGGAATTATTAGGGATGAAGTTGTCACCATTCACAAAGATTAAAGAAGATAGGCCTTCCAACTTTCATTAGAGCTCTCGTCATAACGGGGTATCTACAGAAGAAAGGATCCCCGTCAAGAAAAGAAGTTCGATAGATAACTAGTGGAATTTGTTACACATGATTTCGCGAGTTGAACAGAAATCAAATATTTACCGGATAGTTGGCTTTGTTCCATCATGGTTGCAATTATCATACTTCAAATAATCAATACCCTGAATGAAAAATGTAGTTATTAACAACTACGTTTGAATTGTTTTACGATTCATTGTCAAGATTAATCAGGAAACTTATACTTACCCATGCTGCAAAAGTTTTTGCATCTTGTTCCTCGTGACCAAGTGAACCAGGCATTTTCTTGCTGCAAGTATAATACCTGCAGAATCCTTAAAcgtttgaattttcaagatcatcgaTGATCTTTTCAAAACGAATTTCATGTGCAAGTTTAAATTACCCTGCATCTGAGTAGATTCCTAGCTTAAGACCTTTACTATGAACATAGTCAGCTAGAGCTTTCATTCCAGAAGGAAATGTCGAGTTCTTAGCTGCAAAATTTCCCTATAATTCGGATTTCATATAATAAGAAGATTAAATTAGCAAGGAAGATAGTGTACATAAACACAGTTTCCAGTTAAAACAAAAGTACCTGATCATCACGTTGAGGTTCAGCCCAGCAATCATCTAAAAATTAAAGTGTCAAACACACGATATTAGTAACATTTCAGTTTCTGTAACAGCATAATCAAATGCAGCCGTGGATCAAGCATATGAGCTGTGGGTGCTAGCTAGTGTACATTCTAATCTACATAGAGAAGATCTAAaacaaaattcttgaaaattgcGTATATCATAAGAGATTCACACATTGTCTCTAAATTCTACATCGACCTTTACTCAAAGACGTACCTATATTGATGTACTTATATCCGAGCTTATCAAGACCAGTTGAAACCATGGCATCGGCTGTCAATCAAAAGAACGTTCAACAATATACAGCTGAAtatgaatgtgtgattgttaAACCAATACACTTACCAATTTCTCTTATGACTTTCTCATCAATGTTGCAGGCAAAATGATTCCAACTACTCCACCTGAAATAAAATTTTGCTATTGTTAGTCAAAATCTACGcaaatcaacaataatatattcagtaTAATCCTATAAATGGGGTCTGTGGAGGTTAGTGTGTAAGTAGACCTACCCCTACtcaaggtagagaggttgtttcctaTAAACCTTCAGCTCAAGGATAGcaatttaagaaacaaaaaaaaaccgaaaatagaaaaatcatgataaatgATGCGGAAAGCATAATATAGCATTCTGAAAGAAAAGgacaataacaacaactaaaTAAAACAACAGATATTAACTGACATCAAAGAAGTACGagaataatactaatactactaGTATGGAATATGAAGTAACTACGGCGCTCCAAACTACCACCAAACCAATCTCACAGAAAAGTGACTCAATGCTCAACTACCTATTAACCATCTAACTTAATCCGCAACCTCCACATACCCTATATAAGATGATGTTCTCGGTAAGCTAAAAATGCATTAATCTACACAAATCATTTAGAGCTAAATCCATCACAATAAAGAACAAACACAAGACGGATCTAGGATTTTCTCCAAATGTATGCAGATCATCACCGCGCCATCTACTATAGGTTCAACTGAATCTAACATTTTAAACATGAAACACATAcataaactttaaaaattactaaaaatttcaaattcagcggcaaattcatcaaatttaaaatttaaatattagatCCGCCT
This sequence is a window from Solanum dulcamara chromosome 10, daSolDulc1.2, whole genome shotgun sequence. Protein-coding genes within it:
- the LOC129871411 gene encoding alpha-galactosidase 1-like, giving the protein MEIRVSTKLILALCLLVSAVCGGYSHWKTAEMRWPEQKQQKEKENSLVKRRSLLNNGLGLTPPMGWSSWNHFACNIDEKVIREIADAMVSTGLDKLGYKYINIDDCWAEPQRDDQGNFAAKNSTFPSGMKALADYVHSKGLKLGIYSDAGYYTCSKKMPGSLGHEEQDAKTFAAWGIDYLKYDNCNHDGTKPTIRYPVMTRALMKVGRPIFFNLCEWGDLHPALWGGKLGNSWRTTNDITDTWESMISRADQNEVYADYARPGSWNDPDMLEVGNGGMTKDEYIVHFSIWAISKAPLIIGCDMRSLSHDTMEILANKEVIAVDQDELGVQGKKVRMEGDIEIWAGPLSGYRVALVLLNRGPQRYEITANWDDIGIPPKSIVMARDLWEHKTLETRFVGNLTATVNSHACKMYVLKPIA